In Microbacterium terrisoli, the genomic stretch CGTCCCGGCGAGACAGCGTCGGCACAGCGACGACCAGTGCCGAGCGAAGCGAGGACGCGGGCTCGGCAGCAGGGGAGCGACCGGGCGCGGTTTGCGCGGTCGTCGGGGTGGAGGCGTTGGGGGCCGATTGTGCGGAGGCGGGTGCCGCCACGGCAGCACCGACGCCCGAGATCACGAGCGCCGCCGATACGACGCTGGAAACCAGCGCCTTCGCGACGAGTCGCCGTCTCGGCGAACGGTCGCGCACGGCATTCGTGCGCACACCGTCAGAATCGATCCGTGACCGACTCCGCCGTGCAGACTTGACCGACAGCACAGTGCTCCCTCAGCGAGCCCAGCACATCCCCGATAGAAACTTCCCCGATAGGTCCATCCGACGGATGGGACCCTCTCTCGGGCCGTGCAGGCCAGAGCGCTGCACGTCTCCGATCGGCACAGTATGGCATCGCTGACCGCCCCTGTACAGAGCAAGCTCGAAAAGATCAGTTGAGCACGTCACGCGCGTAGTGGAGAACGGACTGCGTGCGACGAGCGTCAGGAGCCGCCGCGCTGCAATGGACAGGTGTTCGAACCGAGAGTCGGCGCCGCCCTCGCGGAGATGATCATTCCGTAGGGGGAATGTGAGCATGAGACACCACCGATCCAGCCCCGGGAGTCGCCGCCGATGATGAGCGAAGCCTTGTCTGCGGCGCTCACCCGCAGTCCGTCGATGACGGGCGCGGCATGACTGTCGGTCTGCACGCCCACCGAGCCTCCCGTCACTGTGTTCGACTTCAACGTGGGCGCCGCGGTGTCCGATACGGCGATCCCGATCCCGTCGGAGGTGAATGTGCTGCTGACCACGGATCCTCCCGCGGCGTCCAGGAACAGCAGCCCGGCCTTTCCGTTGCGCTCGAATCGTGAGGCCTGGATGCTCACGCGGTGGGATCCCGCGACCGCCACGCCGGCCCACTGATTGGTGGCGAAGACTGCATCGGTCGCCTCGAAGGTCGTGTCTGCTCCCGCTGTGGCGGTGCGCGCGCCGGACAGATACACACCGGCGCCGCCGTCTCCGGCTTGATCCGCCTTCGCTCCCGAGATGCGCGTACGCGTGAGAGCGAGCGTCGTGCCGGTGCCGGCGACGATGCCCGACGCGGCCTGGCTTCCCGTCATCGCCAGCGAGAGGTCCGTAAGGCGCACCGCCGCCGAACCCGCCACGAGCACCCCCACATTCGGCGCCTCCGAATGGATGACGGTGGCGTCGCGTCCGGCACCGCGCAGTGTCACCGCGTCCAGCAGCACGAGAGTCGCGGTCAGCGTGAGCACGCCGGCCGGCAGAGCGATCACCGAGCCGGCCGCGGCGTGCGCGACGGCGTCACGCAGGTCGGTGCCGGCGGCGATGACTGTGTCGCCCGTGCTCTGTTCGACGGTGCCCAGCAACGTCGCCGACAGTCGCCGCCACACCGCGTCGGCCACCGCGCCCTGCGGCGTGATGGTGTCCAGGCCCCTGGTGAGGTCGCGGTCGAACGACGCGCACCCGTGCTGTTGCCGGGTCGTGCGCGCCGCGGCCACGGCGTCCTGCAGCGCGCGCTGATCGTCGGGCGATCCGCCGCCGGTCACCTGCGACGGCACCGGCGTCGGCCCCGGCGACGCCGCGGCGGTGAGCGGCACTTCATAGCCGGCGACGGTCGTGCGTACGGCGTCGACGAGCGTCTCGACCGCCGCTGTGCAGGGCTCACGCGTGGTCGCCGTGGGCGTCGGTGCACCCGCCGCGTTCACCGTGCAGGCCGCCAGAAGCGGGGCGGTCACGACGGCGGCCATGATCGCCGCGGCCGCGACGCTCGCGCGCCGCGCGCTCGCGCGCCGCGCGCTCGCGCGCCCACGAACGTGCGCTGCGGTGGTGCGACGACGGTCCACGAGCGGAGCCTACCCGCCCTCGCGCGCGAAGCGATAGGGCGCGCGCAGGGGTCTACGCCTCGTCGGGCTTGATGACCGCGATCGCGCTGGTCTCGACCGCGACCTTGCGCCGGTGCAGCATGCGCTGCTCGGGCAGTGAGACGTCGAAGATCACGGCCAGCAGTCGGATCACGCTCGTCACCGCGATGCCGACGATCGCGGCCACCACGGTGGGCACGCCGAATGCATGCATGCCGGCCAGGACGACGCATCCGGCCGCGGCGGCGACCGCGTACAGCGACCCGACGTGCATGATGGCCACCGGAAGCCCCATCAAGACGTCGCGCAGGGCGCCGCCGCCCACGGCGGCGACCACGCCGACGAACACGGCGGGCACCAGTGGAAGTCCCAGGGCCAGTGCCTTGCTGGTTCCGAACGCCCCGAACAGCGCGATCACGAGGGCATCCAGCCCGACGATCACGCCGCTGAGCTTTGCCAGCGGAGCGGCCAGGAGCATACCCAGAAGGGCCGCGGCGGTCGCCGTCACCAGATACCAATTGTTCTGCAGCGTCACCGGGGTGGTGTTCAACAGGAGGTCGCGGATGAGGCCCCCGCCCATGCCGATCATGATACCGATCAGCGCGACGCCGAGAAAGTCCAGACGCCGCTGACCGCGGAATCCTGCGGCGAACATGGCCCCCTGCACGCCGCCGAGCGCGACAGCGGTGAGGTCGGCCCACAGAGGGATGACGAAGATCGGGTCGGTCACCCCTCTATTGTCCTCGCCAGCCGCGATAATGAACGAGTGCCCACCTATCGTGACGAGGTCGTCGTCCTGCGTACCCACAAGCTGGGTGAGGCGGACCGTATCCTCACGTGCCTGAGTCGCCGCAACGGCAAGATCCGTGCGGTGGCGAAGGGGGTGCGGCGCACGTCGTCCCGTTTCGGCGCGCGACTCGAGCCCTTCATGGTCGCCGACGCGCAGTTCTACCGTGGACGCAATCTCGACATCGTCCAGCAGGCCGACTCGCTGGGCGCCTACGGGGCCGAGATCGCCGTGCACTACGACCGGTACACGGCCGCGAGTGCCATGGTCGAGACCGCCGACCGGCTCAACGAGGCAGAAGCCACCCCGCAGCAGTACCTGCTGCTGGTGGGCGGGCTGCGCGCGCTCTCACGCGGCGACCACGCTTCGCGCAGCATCCTGGACTCCTATCTTCTGCGCGCGATGTCGATGTCGGGCTGGGCGCCCGGACTCGTCGACTGCGCGCGCTGCGGACTGCCCGGGCCGCACGACTCCTTCGTGGCGCAGCTGGGCGGTGTCGTGTGCCGCAACTGCGCGCCGGCGGGCGCCGTGCGCGTGGACCTGACCACGACGCACCTGCTGCAGGCGCTGATCGCGGGGGAGTGGGATGTGGTGGATGCCGCCTCGCCGGGCTCGACCGCTGCGGCATCCGGTCTGGTCGCCGCCTACGCGCAGTGGCATCTGGAACGCGGCATCCGTGCGCTTCAGCACGTTCTGAACGAGCCGGTGTGGCCGGAGGAAGCGCGCCTGTGACGCCCAAGCCCTACACGCACAAGGACGCCGTCGCCTATCGTCCGCTGGATTGGACAGGCCTCTACCCGCCGGACTGGCCAGCCCGGTCCGTGCCGCAGCACGTGGCGATCGTGATGGACGGCAACGGACGCTGGGCCAATCGCCGGGGGCTCACGCGCATCGAAGGGCACCGGGCGGGCGAGGCGTCCCTTCTGGATGTCGTGGCCGGCGCCGTGCAGGCGGGCGTGAAGCACCTGTCGGTGTACGCGTTCTCGACAGAGAACTGGGCACGCTCTCCCGACGAGGTGCGGTTTCTGATGGGGTTCAACCGCGAGGTGCTGCACCGCCGGCGCGATCAGCTGAACGAGTGGGGTGTGCGCATCCGGTGGGCGGGACGCAAGCCGCGACTGTGGGGATCGGTGATCAGAGAACTGCAGTACGCCGAGCAGCTCACCCGCGACAACGACGTGCTCACGCTGACGATGTGCGTGAACTACGGCGGGCGCGTCGAACTCGTCGACGCCATGCGCTCGATCGCCGA encodes the following:
- a CDS encoding right-handed parallel beta-helix repeat-containing protein, with the translated sequence MDRRRTTAAHVRGRASARRASARRASVAAAAIMAAVVTAPLLAACTVNAAGAPTPTATTREPCTAAVETLVDAVRTTVAGYEVPLTAAASPGPTPVPSQVTGGGSPDDQRALQDAVAAARTTRQQHGCASFDRDLTRGLDTITPQGAVADAVWRRLSATLLGTVEQSTGDTVIAAGTDLRDAVAHAAAGSVIALPAGVLTLTATLVLLDAVTLRGAGRDATVIHSEAPNVGVLVAGSAAVRLTDLSLAMTGSQAASGIVAGTGTTLALTRTRISGAKADQAGDGGAGVYLSGARTATAGADTTFEATDAVFATNQWAGVAVAGSHRVSIQASRFERNGKAGLLFLDAAGGSVVSSTFTSDGIGIAVSDTAAPTLKSNTVTGGSVGVQTDSHAAPVIDGLRVSAADKASLIIGGDSRGWIGGVSCSHSPYGMIISARAAPTLGSNTCPLQRGGS
- a CDS encoding trimeric intracellular cation channel family protein — protein: MTDPIFVIPLWADLTAVALGGVQGAMFAAGFRGQRRLDFLGVALIGIMIGMGGGLIRDLLLNTTPVTLQNNWYLVTATAAALLGMLLAAPLAKLSGVIVGLDALVIALFGAFGTSKALALGLPLVPAVFVGVVAAVGGGALRDVLMGLPVAIMHVGSLYAVAAAAGCVVLAGMHAFGVPTVVAAIVGIAVTSVIRLLAVIFDVSLPEQRMLHRRKVAVETSAIAVIKPDEA
- the recO gene encoding DNA repair protein RecO; amino-acid sequence: MPTYRDEVVVLRTHKLGEADRILTCLSRRNGKIRAVAKGVRRTSSRFGARLEPFMVADAQFYRGRNLDIVQQADSLGAYGAEIAVHYDRYTAASAMVETADRLNEAEATPQQYLLLVGGLRALSRGDHASRSILDSYLLRAMSMSGWAPGLVDCARCGLPGPHDSFVAQLGGVVCRNCAPAGAVRVDLTTTHLLQALIAGEWDVVDAASPGSTAAASGLVAAYAQWHLERGIRALQHVLNEPVWPEEARL
- a CDS encoding isoprenyl transferase; translated protein: MTPKPYTHKDAVAYRPLDWTGLYPPDWPARSVPQHVAIVMDGNGRWANRRGLTRIEGHRAGEASLLDVVAGAVQAGVKHLSVYAFSTENWARSPDEVRFLMGFNREVLHRRRDQLNEWGVRIRWAGRKPRLWGSVIRELQYAEQLTRDNDVLTLTMCVNYGGRVELVDAMRSIADDVAAGRLRASAVTEKLIRRRLYVPDMPDVDLFVRSSGEKRTSNFLLWQSAYAEFVFLDTLWPDFTRADLWHAIDLYLGRDRRFGGAVDTPDTDL